TTAACTTctctaaagatttattttaagatgcAAAAACAACTCAtttctttacttttaaattatgatgttagttataaataaaaatagatacacTACCGTTATTTCAAATTTTATCAACCTAGCTGTATTTTGAAACATGTTGCGTTTTAAATACGCTGATGAAAAGAAAGGGGTGGCATGGCAATTGCAAAACTgttatatcaataaatatttcttaacttCATGTAAAATTGCAAGCCCTTTATTTCAGCATGTTTCTCTTGTTGCTGTCTTTATACTGTTATACCCTGTAACATTTAACTTGTTTAGAATGGCAACTAAACTTGTACAACGAGACCTCGATTAACGCATAAAATGAATATGAATTGACCAATCACTCTAATACAAATCAATACATTTTGAAGCTGTCGTTTCATCAAGTAAAATTTTACAAGGCATAATTTGCAGCATGTCATGAATTTATCAGTCTGATTCAGCTGTCTGAGGTGACATCAGATTTATTACTTACTAACagaatactaaaacaaaataaaatactaaagaaTAAAATGTGTAACGCAATATACAAGATGTAACGTCTCATAGCAAAAAATACAGCTATCGTAAATATCAATAACTCATAATTTCATTGTTACTGTAAAAATTTAAACTTAGTTGTATTGCGTTACAAGCAACTGTCAACTACCAATAATAAAGTTCGCTgtactttttaattatgaacAAAAGACCATACTTGTGCAGTAAGCCTTATCCTTAACGGCTTTCCCCGATATTTTACCAATCTGTTGTTTTACATACTAAAGATAAGAATctgaccaaataaaaaataattttacagtaattttacagaataaaaagtaatttaacagtttatttaatagTCGGCGGAAAAACAGCAGTTTTGGAACCCTTCACcatttcctatgtgttattactgGGAAGATTACAGGGAACTCCCCAGATATAATTTACTTTACATTAGCCGCATGCTAATGTTCATGTAAAATTCATATAAAGCAAATTAACATATAGATATTGGGAATTGCCGTTAGTCCCTTTAGCCAGCTGATAAAATGACGACAGAACTTTGTTCTTGGTAGTACAGTTGAACGCCCATTAACTGAATCGCCAACTATCCGAATCGATCTCGGTCCCAATTCTTTCGGATAATCGGTGTTCgactgtaatattattatagtaaaatAAAGAGTATTATAGATATGATGTTTACCTAGACGAGCGCGTGGAGCGAGATGTGCTGCGCGAAGAGCGAGAGCTACTGCGACTGCTGTACGAAGACGAACGACTTGAGCGAGACCGCCTGGAACAAACAGTTAGCACTTGTAATAAAGGTCAACTTACAgaatttttgaaagattttttttattcttgcaCGTTATTAGTAGTTTTAATATGTGGATTGAAGCCTGGTGGCAGAGTACGGCATTACATTTTTGGTTAATACGTCTTCAACGTAGACTAAATGTCTACGTCATTCGAATTATGTCTGCTCtgtgattttgtaaaaaaaatattaaacgatagtttaaaaaaaaaattacagtgcATATGGTTTATACaaattttttaacattaaaattaaattataaggtCTTATAAatcattatataatttattttatttatacaacggcctgttgtaaaaaaatcttgaaataaaaaagtggtAATCATTATAGAACTAACCTTGACGAAGAATATGACCGCGACCTTGACCTCGACGACCTCGAGCGAGATCGTGACCGCGATCGCGAGCGTGTCTTGTTGCGCGAGCGCGACTTGGACGAGCGCGAGCGAGACCGCGAGCGCCGCGACGACGACCGCGACCAGCGCCGCCGCGACGTGCTGCCTTCCGCCTTCGCCTTCACCTCGGGCGAAGACTCCACGTTCACAGGAGGACTCTTCTCTTGTTTAGGAGACGGAGGTTTTGCCTGCTCCGGACTTTTTTTAACTTCCACTGGTTGCGCAGGTGACTTTTCTTTTACTTCCTCTGCAGGGCTAGGACTTTTCCTTTTAGGTTTCTCAGCATCGCTCTCCTTAGGCTTGGGTTCACTACGCGTTGAAGGACCTTGCGATGTTGAAGGACCGTCCTCATCCTCTTGTCTCCTGCGCTCCATCGACACTTTAGCTAACTGAGCCAGTCTTTCTTTCAGTCTATTCAGCTCCTTGAAATCCAACTCCTCCTGTCGATCTCTGTCGTCTAATCGCAAGAACTCGACTTCTGAATCGTCATGTTCGCTGGACGAGCTTCGCATACAAACGGCTTTAGGTTTGTAGTTCTCAGTTGTATCTTtacttttcttcttctttttgggaTGTAAGTCTGATGGTGATTTGATGTATTTGCGTTTGTCTTTCTCTGGTAACTTTTCTATGATGTCGCGGTAACGCTCAGGGCTGCGGCGAGCGGGCGAGTAGCTGAGGCTGGAGGTGCTGCGGCTCTTGCGTGCAGACCGGGACCTCGACCGGTCCTTATGTGAATCTTTTCGATCATGGTTCCTCTCCTTGTCTGGTCTCTCTCTATGTTCGCCTTTAGCTGGCGACGAGCGACGATCACAAGTACGCCGTTCAGGTGACTTCTTGCTCTTTTTAACAGGAGTTACACTCTTTCGTTTATCTTTCTTTGAGCTTTTTCGCGCTGTCGGGGATTTGGACCGACTTGGCGATGGTTTACGCCGCGACCTCTCTTCAGGCGAAGGGGACTTCCTACTTGGTCTGCTGTTTTCGCGTTTGTTTTCTACAGATTTCCGACTTGATTTGTATTTGTCTGCTTTGCTTTTAGGGGGCGGTGATTCTTTCCTCTTGCTGTGTTCGGGAGACGGGCTTCGTTTGCGCTGTTCCCTCTGCGGAGACTCACTTCGCTCTTTGTAGTAGCgagctttatttttagaacttttCTCAGCTTTCTGTCTAGGCGGTGGTTCGGAATCCGATTCGGATGATGAATACCTTTTTTCGGATCGAGAACTTTTGTGTGGTTTATCGTTTTCTTTACGAGATTCTCTGTTTTTATAACTCTTGCTGACGGGTGAGCGCTCCTTGTATTCCGGAGACGTATCCCTCTTGTCCCGAGAAACACTGCGATCCTTCTTCCTTCGCGGTTTGTCATCATTTAATTCTCTATCTTTCCGCTTGGGCGGCGCTTCTTCGTAACGttcatgattatttttattattcttttcataTTTGGCATCTTTTTCTTTCCTAGGGTGTGACTCCTCGCGCCTGCTATGTCTGTAACCCGGAGATTCACTTCTCCTGGGAGCTCTGCGCTCATCTCTCTCTTCTCTATGATTTTTGCTGTTTTCTCTGATGGTTTCTTTCTTATTGTAGTAAGTTTCTTCCCTCTTTCTATATTCTGGGGAGGAGCTCTTCCGCCGCCTCTTTTCTGGCGGTGGCGATGAACTGGACTCTCTGGCGTAGTTCTTTTTGCTTCTCTTTTCTGACCTCGATTTGGGCGCGGGTTCAGATTCTGACTCTGGCGACGATCGTTGGAGGTCGTGCTTGGATCGTTTGGAACTCTTGCGTCGTTCTGGTTCTACGGAGGGTTCCCGTTTCTTGTTTTCTATCTTGGTGATGTACGAGCGCTGTCGGTACTCGGGCGAGGTGTCGGGCTCGCGCGAGGCGGAGCGGTGCCGGCGCGGGTGCCGCGCCTCGCGGGAGTTGTGTCGCGACTCGCGTGCTGCATGTTCCTCACGTTTGTCATACTTCTTGTTTCGCTCTTCACGTTCCCGATCTGCCTTTCTGTATTGGACATCATTATTCCTCTCTTCAGCGACGCGATCCCGTTGCTTCTCTTTCGAGTATTTCACTGGGGAACTAAAATTATATGGATTAGAACTTCGAACTTCTGTAAGtaaaaatgtagttttatgTAATGTTATCTCACCTGTCACGGCTCGAAGGCTCGCTGCTGCCGCGACGTCTGCTGCTCGACTTTTTCTGTTCAAAACATCGACAACGATCGTAAAAATCATGGTTCCAACAGACGGGCATACAACACCAGTGCCAATACAATAGACTATAGTGGTAATGGCAAATAAACATGTTACACTAAAAGTTATACTAGAAATCCCTCAGCGGCCTTCATATCGACCCGATGAAGAATCTCAGTAAGAaaggaaattataaaaatatatcacttgTACACATGCATTCTAATAAGGAATAGTAATAAATAGAGGCATC
This window of the Helicoverpa armigera isolate CAAS_96S chromosome 9, ASM3070526v1, whole genome shotgun sequence genome carries:
- the LOC110369777 gene encoding serine/arginine repetitive matrix protein 2 isoform X6, whose amino-acid sequence is MYNGIGLTTPRGSGTNGYVQRNWAGVRKTKDSVNYRTEEEIAKLDSASNKQPNREILDHERKRKIEVKCAELEDSLEEQGLPKEEIAARVAAFRAKLSTTSAGDKDVPRDEFGRVAVRETHAVAEAQQAKNARLRDAFGISPQFVEGSSLDPERRARDHAARYPLVRTPSHERDTREHPPKRKKKRSTSPEAKKLKKKKSKKNKKEKQVTLRLSKSERKMLWNFINRQESSKKKKKRSKSPDTDSSSSSDAQDSDSASSEDERQKKKKKKKSSSRRRGSSEPSSRDSSPVKYSKEKQRDRVAEERNNDVQYRKADREREERNKKYDKREEHAARESRHNSREARHPRRHRSASREPDTSPEYRQRSYITKIENKKREPSVEPERRKSSKRSKHDLQRSSPESESEPAPKSRSEKRSKKNYARESSSSPPPEKRRRKSSSPEYRKREETYYNKKETIRENSKNHREERDERRAPRRSESPGYRHSRREESHPRKEKDAKYEKNNKNNHERYEEAPPKRKDRELNDDKPRRKKDRSVSRDKRDTSPEYKERSPVSKSYKNRESRKENDKPHKSSRSEKRYSSSESDSEPPPRQKAEKSSKNKARYYKERSESPQREQRKRSPSPEHSKRKESPPPKSKADKYKSSRKSVENKRENSRPSRKSPSPEERSRRKPSPSRSKSPTARKSSKKDKRKSVTPVKKSKKSPERRTCDRRSSPAKGEHRERPDKERNHDRKDSHKDRSRSRSARKSRSTSSLSYSPARRSPERYRDIIEKLPEKDKRKYIKSPSDLHPKKKKKSKDTTENYKPKAVCMRSSSSEHDDSEVEFLRLDDRDRQEELDFKELNRLKERLAQLAKVSMERRRQEDEDGPSTSQGPSTRSEPKPKESDAEKPKRKSPSPAEEVKEKSPAQPVEVKKSPEQAKPPSPKQEKSPPVNVESSPEVKAKAEGSTSRRRWSRSSSRRSRSRSRSSKSRSRNKTRSRSRSRSRSRSSRSRSRSYSSSRRSRSSRSSSYSSRSSSRSSRSTSRSTRSSRTMTGVYADYRRSSESRARTRSRSPSIPRRAGSPSFLDRRRITSAPIIDLTYASNKYKYRRR
- the LOC110369777 gene encoding serine/arginine repetitive matrix protein 2 isoform X3 → MYNGIGLTTPRGSGTNGYVQRNWAGVRKTKDSVNYRTEEEIAKLDSASNKQPNREILDHERKRKIEVKCAELEDSLEEQGLPKEEIAARVAAFRAKLSTTSAGDKDVPRDEFGRVAVRETHAVAEAQQAKNARLRDAFGISPQFVEGSSLDPERRARDHAARYPLVRTPSHERDTREHPPKRKKKRSTSPEAKKLKKKKSKKNKKEKQVTLRLSKSERKMLWNFINRQESSKKKKKRSKSPDTDSSSSSDAQDSDSASSEDERQKKKKKKKSSSRRRGSSEPSSRDSSPVKYSKEKQRDRVAEERNNDVQYRKADREREERNKKYDKREEHAARESRHNSREARHPRRHRSASREPDTSPEYRQRSYITKIENKKREPSVEPERRKSSKRSKHDLQRSSPESESEPAPKSRSEKRSKKNYARESSSSPPPEKRRRKSSSPEYRKREETYYNKKETIRENSKNHREERDERRAPRRSESPGYRHSRREESHPRKEKDAKYEKNNKNNHERYEEAPPKRKDRELNDDKPRRKKDRSVSRDKRDTSPEYKERSPVSKSYKNRESRKENDKPHKSSRSEKRYSSSESDSEPPPRQKAEKSSKNKARYYKERSESPQREQRKRSPSPEHSKRKESPPPKSKADKYKSSRKSVENKRENSRPSRKSPSPEERSRRKPSPSRSKSPTARKSSKKDKRKSVTPVKKSKKSPERRTCDRRSSPAKGEHRERPDKERNHDRKDSHKDRSRSRSARKSRSTSSLSYSPARRSPERYRDIIEKLPEKDKRKYIKSPSDLHPKKKKKSKDTTENYKPKAVCMRSSSSEHDDSEVEFLRLDDRDRQEELDFKELNRLKERLAQLAKVSMERRRQEDEDGPSTSQGPSTRSEPKPKESDAEKPKRKSPSPAEEVKEKSPAQPVEVKKSPEQAKPPSPKQEKSPPVNVESSPEVKAKAEGSTSRRRWSRSSSRRSRSRSRSSKSRSRNKTRSRSRSRSRSRSSRSRSRSYSSSRRSRSSRSSSYSSRSSSRSSRSTSRSTRSSRSSESRARTRSRSPSIPRRAGSPSFLDRRRITSARKRPIPYRRPTPSTPTSTVSSRSSQHSWSRSPRPDRE
- the LOC110369777 gene encoding serine/arginine repetitive matrix protein 4 isoform X2 — its product is MQRGRAPRRDASQNNRVVFERLWRGTFQAVLAGPARRARASSHEPSSEAPGPAPPGPAPPALALEPALRTILEGLRGSCCCRCNCANDRNNFNDNLQVCLSNDEERKSMRSVISVRETHAVAEAQQAKNARLRDAFGISPQFVEGSSLDPERRARDHAARYPLVRTPSHERDTREHPPKRKKKRSTSPEAKKLKKKKSKKNKKEKQVTLRLSKSERKMLWNFINRQESSKKKKKRSKSPDTDSSSSSDAQDSDSASSEDERQKKKKKKKSSSRRRGSSEPSSRDSSPVKYSKEKQRDRVAEERNNDVQYRKADREREERNKKYDKREEHAARESRHNSREARHPRRHRSASREPDTSPEYRQRSYITKIENKKREPSVEPERRKSSKRSKHDLQRSSPESESEPAPKSRSEKRSKKNYARESSSSPPPEKRRRKSSSPEYRKREETYYNKKETIRENSKNHREERDERRAPRRSESPGYRHSRREESHPRKEKDAKYEKNNKNNHERYEEAPPKRKDRELNDDKPRRKKDRSVSRDKRDTSPEYKERSPVSKSYKNRESRKENDKPHKSSRSEKRYSSSESDSEPPPRQKAEKSSKNKARYYKERSESPQREQRKRSPSPEHSKRKESPPPKSKADKYKSSRKSVENKRENSRPSRKSPSPEERSRRKPSPSRSKSPTARKSSKKDKRKSVTPVKKSKKSPERRTCDRRSSPAKGEHRERPDKERNHDRKDSHKDRSRSRSARKSRSTSSLSYSPARRSPERYRDIIEKLPEKDKRKYIKSPSDLHPKKKKKSKDTTENYKPKAVCMRSSSSEHDDSEVEFLRLDDRDRQEELDFKELNRLKERLAQLAKVSMERRRQEDEDGPSTSQGPSTRSEPKPKESDAEKPKRKSPSPAEEVKEKSPAQPVEVKKSPEQAKPPSPKQEKSPPVNVESSPEVKAKAEGSTSRRRWSRSSSRRSRSRSRSSKSRSRNKTRSRSRSRSRSRSSRSRSRSYSSSRRSRSSRSSSYSSRSSSRSSRSTSRSTRSSRTMTGVYADYRRSSESRARTRSRSPSIPRRAGSPSFLDRRRITSARKRPIPYRRPTPSTPTSTVSSRSSQHSWSRSPRPDRE
- the LOC110369777 gene encoding serine/arginine repetitive matrix protein 2 isoform X5, whose protein sequence is MYNGIGLTTPRGSGTNGYVQRNWAGVRKTKDSVNYRTEEEIAKLDSASNKQPNREILDHERKRKIEVKCAELEDSLEEQGLPKEEIAARVAAFRAKLSTTSAGDKDVPRDEFGRVAVRETHAVAEAQQAKNARLRDAFGISPQFVEGSSLDPERRARDHAARYPLVRTPSHERDTREHPPKRKKKRSTSPEAKKLKKKKSKKNKKEKQVTLRLSKSERKMLWNFINRQESSKKKKKRSKSPDTDSSSSSDAQDSDSASSEDERQKKKKKKKSSSRRRGSSEPSSRDSSPVKYSKEKQRDRVAEERNNDVQYRKADREREERNKKYDKREEHAARESRHNSREARHPRRHRSASREPDTSPEYRQRSYITKIENKKREPSVEPERRKSSKRSKHDLQRSSPESESEPAPKSRSEKRSKKNYARESSSSPPPEKRRRKSSSPEYRKREETYYNKKETIRENSKNHREERDERRAPRRSESPGYRHSRREESHPRKEKDAKYEKNNKNNHERYEEAPPKRKDRELNDDKPRRKKDRSVSRDKRDTSPEYKERSPVSKSYKNRESRKENDKPHKSSRSEKRYSSSESDSEPPPRQKAEKSSKNKARYYKERSESPQREQRKRSPSPEHSKRKESPPPKSKADKYKSSRKSVENKRENSRPSRKSPSPEERSRRKPSPSRSKSPTARKSSKKDKRKSVTPVKKSKKSPERRTCDRRSSPAKGEHRERPDKERNHDRKDSHKDRSRSRSARKSRSTSSLSYSPARRSPERYRDIIEKLPEKDKRKYIKSPSDLHPKKKKKSKDTTENYKPKAVCMRSSSSEHDDSEVEFLRLDDRDRQEELDFKELNRLKERLAQLAKVSMERRRQEDEDGPSTSQGPSTRSEPKPKESDAEKPKRKSPSPAEEVKEKSPAQPVEVKKSPEQAKPPSPKQEKSPPVNVESSPEVKAKAEGSTSRRRWSRSSSRRSRSRSRSSKSRSRNKTRSRSRSRSRSRSSRSRSRSYSSSRRSRSSRSSSYSSRSSSRSSRSTSRSTRSSRTMTGVYADYRRSSESRARTRSRSPSIPRRAGSPSFLDRRRITRKKSRKYSTSSEDTSSSSG
- the LOC110369777 gene encoding serine/arginine repetitive matrix protein 2 isoform X1, translated to MYNGIGLTTPRGSGTNGYVQRNWAGVRKTKDSVNYRTEEEIAKLDSASNKQPNREILDHERKRKIEVKCAELEDSLEEQGLPKEEIAARVAAFRAKLSTTSAGDKDVPRDEFGRVAVRETHAVAEAQQAKNARLRDAFGISPQFVEGSSLDPERRARDHAARYPLVRTPSHERDTREHPPKRKKKRSTSPEAKKLKKKKSKKNKKEKQVTLRLSKSERKMLWNFINRQESSKKKKKRSKSPDTDSSSSSDAQDSDSASSEDERQKKKKKKKSSSRRRGSSEPSSRDSSPVKYSKEKQRDRVAEERNNDVQYRKADREREERNKKYDKREEHAARESRHNSREARHPRRHRSASREPDTSPEYRQRSYITKIENKKREPSVEPERRKSSKRSKHDLQRSSPESESEPAPKSRSEKRSKKNYARESSSSPPPEKRRRKSSSPEYRKREETYYNKKETIRENSKNHREERDERRAPRRSESPGYRHSRREESHPRKEKDAKYEKNNKNNHERYEEAPPKRKDRELNDDKPRRKKDRSVSRDKRDTSPEYKERSPVSKSYKNRESRKENDKPHKSSRSEKRYSSSESDSEPPPRQKAEKSSKNKARYYKERSESPQREQRKRSPSPEHSKRKESPPPKSKADKYKSSRKSVENKRENSRPSRKSPSPEERSRRKPSPSRSKSPTARKSSKKDKRKSVTPVKKSKKSPERRTCDRRSSPAKGEHRERPDKERNHDRKDSHKDRSRSRSARKSRSTSSLSYSPARRSPERYRDIIEKLPEKDKRKYIKSPSDLHPKKKKKSKDTTENYKPKAVCMRSSSSEHDDSEVEFLRLDDRDRQEELDFKELNRLKERLAQLAKVSMERRRQEDEDGPSTSQGPSTRSEPKPKESDAEKPKRKSPSPAEEVKEKSPAQPVEVKKSPEQAKPPSPKQEKSPPVNVESSPEVKAKAEGSTSRRRWSRSSSRRSRSRSRSSKSRSRNKTRSRSRSRSRSRSSRSRSRSYSSSRRSRSSRSSSYSSRSSSRSSRSTSRSTRSSRTMTGVYADYRRSSESRARTRSRSPSIPRRAGSPSFLDRRRITSARKRPIPYRRPTPSTPTSTVSSRSSQHSWSRSPRPDRE
- the LOC110369777 gene encoding serine/arginine repetitive matrix protein 2 isoform X4 — encoded protein: MYNGIGLTTPRGSGTNGYVQRNWAGVRKTKDSVNYRTEEEIAKLDSASNKQPNREILDHERKRKIEVKCAELEDSLEEQGLPKEEIAARVAAFRAKLSTTSAGDKDVPRDEFGRVAVRETHAVAEAQQAKNARLRDAFGISPQFVEGSSLDPERRARDHAARYPLVRTPSHERDTREHPPKRKKKRSTSPEAKKLKKKKSKKNKKEKQESSKKKKKRSKSPDTDSSSSSDAQDSDSASSEDERQKKKKKKKSSSRRRGSSEPSSRDSSPVKYSKEKQRDRVAEERNNDVQYRKADREREERNKKYDKREEHAARESRHNSREARHPRRHRSASREPDTSPEYRQRSYITKIENKKREPSVEPERRKSSKRSKHDLQRSSPESESEPAPKSRSEKRSKKNYARESSSSPPPEKRRRKSSSPEYRKREETYYNKKETIRENSKNHREERDERRAPRRSESPGYRHSRREESHPRKEKDAKYEKNNKNNHERYEEAPPKRKDRELNDDKPRRKKDRSVSRDKRDTSPEYKERSPVSKSYKNRESRKENDKPHKSSRSEKRYSSSESDSEPPPRQKAEKSSKNKARYYKERSESPQREQRKRSPSPEHSKRKESPPPKSKADKYKSSRKSVENKRENSRPSRKSPSPEERSRRKPSPSRSKSPTARKSSKKDKRKSVTPVKKSKKSPERRTCDRRSSPAKGEHRERPDKERNHDRKDSHKDRSRSRSARKSRSTSSLSYSPARRSPERYRDIIEKLPEKDKRKYIKSPSDLHPKKKKKSKDTTENYKPKAVCMRSSSSEHDDSEVEFLRLDDRDRQEELDFKELNRLKERLAQLAKVSMERRRQEDEDGPSTSQGPSTRSEPKPKESDAEKPKRKSPSPAEEVKEKSPAQPVEVKKSPEQAKPPSPKQEKSPPVNVESSPEVKAKAEGSTSRRRWSRSSSRRSRSRSRSSKSRSRNKTRSRSRSRSRSRSSRSRSRSYSSSRRSRSSRSSSYSSRSSSRSSRSTSRSTRSSRTMTGVYADYRRSSESRARTRSRSPSIPRRAGSPSFLDRRRITSARKRPIPYRRPTPSTPTSTVSSRSSQHSWSRSPRPDRE
- the LOC110369777 gene encoding serine/arginine repetitive matrix protein 2 isoform X9: MYNGIGLTTPRGSGTNGYVQRNWAGVRKTKDSVNYRTEEEIAKLDSASNKQPNREILDHERKRKIEVKCAELEDSLEEQGLPKEEIAARVAAFRAKLSTTSAGDKDVPRDEFGRVAVRETHAVAEAQQAKNARLRDAFGISPQFVEGSSLDPERRARDHAARYPLVRTPSHERDTREHPPKRKKKRSTSPEAKKLKKKKSKKNKKEKQVTLRLSKSERKMLWNFINRQESSKKKKKRSKSPDTDSSSSSDAQDSDSASSEDERQKKKKKKKSSSRRRGSSEPSSRDSSPVKYSKEKQRDRVAEERNNDVQYRKADREREERNKKYDKREEHAARESRHNSREARHPRRHRSASREPDTSPEYRQRSYITKIENKKREPSVEPERRKSSKRSKHDLQRSSPESESEPAPKSRSEKRSKKNYARESSSSPPPEKRRRKSSSPEYRKREETYYNKKETIRENSKNHREERDERRAPRRSESPGYRHSRREESHPRKEKDAKYEKNNKNNHERYEEAPPKRKDRELNDDKPRRKKDRSVSRDKRDTSPEYKERSPVSKSYKNRESRKENDKPHKSSRSEKRYSSSESDSEPPPRQKAEKSSKNKARYYKERSESPQREQRKRSPSPEHSKRKESPPPKSKADKYKSSRKSVENKRENSRPSRKSPSPEERSRRKPSPSRSKSPTARKSSKKDKRKSVTPVKKSKKSPERRTCDRRSSPAKGEHRERPDKERNHDRKDSHKDRSRSRSARKSRSTSSLSYSPARRSPERYRDIIEKLPEKDKRKYIKSPSDLHPKKKKKSKDTTENYKPKAVCMRSSSSEHDDSEVEFLRLDDRDRQEELDFKELNRLKERLAQLAKVSMERRRQEDEDGPSTSQGPSTRSEPKPKESDAEKPKRKSPSPAEEVKEKSPAQPVEVKKSPEQAKPPSPKQEKSPPVNVESSPEVKAKAEGSTSRRRWSRSSSRRSRSRSRSSKSRSRNKTRSRSRSRSRSRSSRSRSRSYSSSRRSRSSRSSSYSSRSSSRSSRSTSRSTRSSRKKSRKYSTSSEDTSSSSG
- the LOC110369777 gene encoding serine/arginine repetitive matrix protein 2 isoform X10, with the translated sequence MYNGIGLTTPRGSGTNGYVQRNWAGVRKTKDSVNYRTEEEIAKLDSASNKQPNREILDHERKRKIEVKCAELEDSLEEQGLPKEEIAARVAAFRAKLSTTSAGDKDVPRDEFGRVAVRETHAVAEAQQAKNARLRDAFGISPQFVEGSSLDPERRARDHAARYPLVRTPSHERDTREHPPKRKKKRSTSPEAKKLKKKKSKKNKKEKQVTLRLSKSERKMLWNFINRQESSKKKKKRSKSPDTDSSSSSDAQDSDSASSEDERQKKKKKKKSSSRRRGSSEPSSRDSSPVKYSKEKQRDRVAEERNNDVQYRKADREREERNKKYDKREEHAARESRHNSREARHPRRHRSASREPDTSPEYRQRSYITKIENKKREPSVEPERRKSSKRSKHDLQRSSPESESEPAPKSRSEKRSKKNYARESSSSPPPEKRRRKSSSPEYRKREETYYNKKETIRENSKNHREERDERRAPRRSESPGYRHSRREESHPRKEKDAKYEKNNKNNHERYEEAPPKRKDRELNDDKPRRKKDRSVSRDKRDTSPEYKERSPVSKSYKNRESRKENDKPHKSSRSEKRYSSSESDSEPPPRQKAEKSSKNKARYYKERSESPQREQRKRSPSPEHSKRKESPPPKSKADKYKSSRKSVENKRENSRPSRKSPSPEERSRRKPSPSRSKSPTARKSSKKDKRKSVTPVKKSKKSPERRTCDRRSSPAKGEHRERPDKERNHDRKDSHKDRSRSRSARKSRSTSSLSYSPARRSPERYRDIIEKLPEKDKRKYIKSPSDLHPKKKKKSKDTTENYKPKAVCMRSSSSEHDDSEVEFLRLDDRDRQEELDFKELNRLKERLAQLAKVSMERRRQEDEDGPSTSQGPSTRSEPKPKESDAEKPKRKSPSPAEEVKEKSPAQPVEVKKSPEQAKPPSPKQEKSPPVNVESSPEVKAKAEGSTSRRRWSRSSSRRSRSRSRSSKSRSRNKTRSRSRSRSRSRSSRSRSRSYSSSRRSRSSRSSSYSSRSSSRSSRSTSRSTRSSSAPIIDLTYASNKYKYRRR
- the LOC110369777 gene encoding serine/arginine repetitive matrix protein 1 isoform X11; translated protein: MHWLPKEEIAARVAAFRAKLSTTSAGDKDVPRDEFGRVAVRETHAVAEAQQAKNARLRDAFGISPQFVEGSSLDPERRARDHAARYPLVRTPSHERDTREHPPKRKKKRSTSPEAKKLKKKKSKKNKKEKQVTLRLSKSERKMLWNFINRQESSKKKKKRSKSPDTDSSSSSDAQDSDSASSEDERQKKKKKKKSSSRRRGSSEPSSRDSSPVKYSKEKQRDRVAEERNNDVQYRKADREREERNKKYDKREEHAARESRHNSREARHPRRHRSASREPDTSPEYRQRSYITKIENKKREPSVEPERRKSSKRSKHDLQRSSPESESEPAPKSRSEKRSKKNYARESSSSPPPEKRRRKSSSPEYRKREETYYNKKETIRENSKNHREERDERRAPRRSESPGYRHSRREESHPRKEKDAKYEKNNKNNHERYEEAPPKRKDRELNDDKPRRKKDRSVSRDKRDTSPEYKERSPVSKSYKNRESRKENDKPHKSSRSEKRYSSSESDSEPPPRQKAEKSSKNKARYYKERSESPQREQRKRSPSPEHSKRKESPPPKSKADKYKSSRKSVENKRENSRPSRKSPSPEERSRRKPSPSRSKSPTARKSSKKDKRKSVTPVKKSKKSPERRTCDRRSSPAKGEHRERPDKERNHDRKDSHKDRSRSRSARKSRSTSSLSYSPARRSPERYRDIIEKLPEKDKRKYIKSPSDLHPKKKKKSKDTTENYKPKAVCMRSSSSEHDDSEVEFLRLDDRDRQEELDFKELNRLKERLAQLAKVSMERRRQEDEDGPSTSQGPSTRSEPKPKESDAEKPKRKSPSPAEEVKEKSPAQPVEVKKSPEQAKPPSPKQEKSPPVNVESSPEVKAKAEGSTSRRRWSRSSSRRSRSRSRSSKSRSRNKTRSRSRSRSRSRSSRSRSRSYSSSRRSRSSRSSSYSSRSSSRSSRSTSRSTRSSRTMTGVYADYRRSSESRARTRSRSPSIPRRAGSPSFLDRRRITSARKRPIPYRRPTPSTPTSTVSSRSSQHSWSRSPRPDRE